One window from the genome of Dermacentor variabilis isolate Ectoservices unplaced genomic scaffold, ASM5094787v1 scaffold_13, whole genome shotgun sequence encodes:
- the LOC142566754 gene encoding U-scoloptoxin(16)-Ssd1a-like: MRLETFLLVAAAVIFSEWRSVESYVGIAEVPVENGKCQFNGTEITPGEPVNLEVPCEEWSCGTGHNGTGHLSIAGCGVAVAGPGCRKVKGTGVYPDCCEKVICD, translated from the exons ATGCGGCTTGAAACTTTTCTTCTCGTTGCCGCAGCGGTCATTTTTTCTGAGTGGCGTTCAGTCGAAAGCTATGTTGGTATTGCCGAGGTGCCCGTAGAAAATG GTAAATGCCAATTCAACGGAACGGAAATCACTCCAGGAGAGCCAGTGAACCTGGAGGTGCCTTGCGAAGAGTGGAGTTGTGGTACAGGACATAACGGGACCGGCCATCTTTCCATAGCAGG CTGTGGCGTCGCCGTCGCAGGTCCCGGATGCCGTAAAGTCAAAGGCACCGGCGTGTATCCTGACTGCTGTGAAAAAGTGATTTGCGATTGA